In Rosa chinensis cultivar Old Blush chromosome 1, RchiOBHm-V2, whole genome shotgun sequence, a genomic segment contains:
- the LOC112182923 gene encoding leucine-rich repeat extensin-like protein 1 — translation MASSRPPPPKPLDLDLTIVSAKHLKNVNWKNGDLKPYAVFWVDPDRRLATKSDDSGSTRPVWNERFTLPLSLSLHDSFLTLEIFHSKPSDTPKPLVGSLRLPLKDLPDPDDPTRIRSFELIRPSGRPHGKIRVKLAFRERPPPPDYHNTPPPPPSYFYSTAPMPPPPSARDYRAYSPSPYSSSVPASAPTPAASPPPPPYHYSSYSDPYSSYYPGYYSSAPPPMPPRPFFDRPVNYGGPGGPSGGPSAPLEYSHYDQKPKSGKMGLGTGLAVGAVAGALGGLALEEGIRYEEDKIADRVENDLEREQLRDDYSNYRADY, via the coding sequence atggcCTCCTCTCGCCCTCCGCCGCCGAAGCCCCTCGATCTCGACCTCACGATCGTGTCCGCGAAGCACCTCAAGAACGTCAACTGGAAGAACGGCGACCTCAAGCCCTACGCCGTCTTCTGGGTCGACCCGGACCGCCGCCTCGCCACCAAATCCGACGACTCCGGCTCGACCCGACCCGTCTGGAACGAGCGCTTCACTCtccccctctccctctccctccacGACTCCTTCCTCACCCTCGAAATCTTCCACTCCAAACCCTCCGACACTCCCAAACCCTTAGTCGGCTCTCTCCGCCTCCCCCTCAAAGACCTACCCGACCCGGACGACCCCACCCGAATCCGATCCTTCGAGCTCATCCGCCCCTCCGGCCGCCCTCACGGTAAGATCCGCGTAAAGCTCGCCTTCCGGGAACGACCTCCCCCGCCAGATTACCATAAtacccctcctcctcctccgagcTATTTCTACTCCACTGCCCCTATGCCTCCACCGCCTTCCGCTCGCGACTACAGGGCGTACTCGCCGTCGCCGTACAGCTCTTCCGTGCCAGCTTCGGCTCCAACTCCGGCAGCTTCGCCTCCGCCGCCGCCGTACCACTACAGCTCCTATTCAGATCCGTATTCGAGTTACTATCCGGGGTACTACTCCAGCGCGCCGCCGCCGATGCCACCGAGGCCCTTCTTCGATCGGCCAGTGAACTACGGCGGGCCAGGTGGGCCGTCCGGTGGGCCTTCTGCGCCTCTGGAGTACTCACACTATGATCAGAAGCCAAAGAGCGGGAAGATGGGGTTGGGAACCGGATTGGCTGTGGGCGCAGTGGCCGGAGCTCTAGGTGGACTGGCATTGGAAGAAGGAATAAGGTATGAAGAAGATAAGATTGCTGACAGGGTTGAGAATGACTTGGAGCGTGAGCAGCTGCGTGACGATTACAGCAATTATCGGGCCGATTATTGA